The following are encoded together in the Glycine max cultivar Williams 82 chromosome 8, Glycine_max_v4.0, whole genome shotgun sequence genome:
- the LOC100815650 gene encoding ribosomal L1 domain-containing protein 1, whose amino-acid sequence MASENVSTDTVSKAVDALLKWRRSQSETLKPKLFDEDEEYVYLILTLKKIPSKSRVNPHKIPLPHSLFSPFSEQCLILDDRPNKARVTKAQAQARIQSESIPVNKILKLSKLASDYRPFEAKRKLCDSYDLFFAEKSIVPLLPRLLGKSFFKKRKIPVPVDLKKGNWKEQVEKACSSAMLFMRTGTCSVVRVAKVRMERDEIVENVVAAIEGAVEVVPKKWGNVRSLHLKLLESLALPVYQTVPDVKLKIDGFKVEEGATTTTKKKNETKEKDSEGEVSDSKKKKGRIHEVRYMDEIEDQLASDDSEDEMVSKKRKKGGSSELSGVEQLKKLVFNELTAKGKKKKKGLSVGGVKGDAIEGSGSELVVKDQESGVKKKKKKREEVKAKATKSVKATKGVKAKKIKKAA is encoded by the coding sequence ATGGCTTCCGAGAACGTAAGCACCGATACGGTGTCGAAAGCCGTCGACGCTCTCCTGAAATGGCGTCGCTCCCAATCTGAAACCCTAAAACCAAAACTCTTCGACGAAGACGAGGAATATGTGTACCTGATCCTGACGCTGAAGAAGATCCCTTCAAAATCCCGCGTGAACCCTCACAAGATCCCTCTCCCCCACTCCCTCTTCTCCCCTTTCTCCGAGCAGTGCCTCATCCTCGACGACCGCCCAAACAAGGCCCGCGTCACCAAAGCCCAGGCCCAAGCCCGCATCCAGTCGGAATCCATCCCCGTCAATAAAATCCTCAAGCTCTCCAAGCTCGCCTCCGACTACCGCCCCTTCGAGGCCAAGCGGAAGCTCTGCGACTCCTACGATCTCTTTTTCGCTGAGAAGAGCATTGTGCCGCTCCTTCCGCGGCTTCTCGGGAAGAGTTTCTTCAAGAAGAGGAAGATTCCGGTGCCGGTGGATTTGAAGAAGGGGAACTGGAAGGAGCAGGTGGAGAAGGCATGTTCGTCCGCGATGCTGTTCATGAGGACTGGGACCTGCAGTGTTGTTAGGGTTGCCAAGGTGAGGATGGAGAGGGATGAGATTGTTGAGAATGTCGTTGCCGCGATTGAAGGCGCTGTGGAGGTTGTCCCGAAGAAGTGGGGGAATGTGAGGTCCTTGCATTTGAAGCTGCTGGAGAGCCTGGCGCTGCCGGTGTACCAGACGGTTCCGGATGTGAAATTGAAGATTGATGGATTTAAAGTCGAGGAGGGGGcgacgacgacgacgaagaagaagaatgaaacgAAGGAGAAGGACAGTGAGGGTGAGGTTAGTGattcgaagaagaagaaggggagGATTCATGAGGTTAGGTACATGGATGAGATTGAAGATCAATTGGCCAGCGATGATAGTGAAGATGAGATGGTGAgtaagaagaggaagaaaggagGTTCGAGTGAGTTGAGTGGTGTTGAGCAATTGAAGAAGTTGGTGTTTAATGAGTTGACTGCcaaggggaagaagaagaagaagggctTGTCTGTTGGGGGGGTTAAGGGAGATGCGATTGAGGGGAGTGGAAGTGAGTTGGTTGTTAAGGATCAAGAGTcaggagtgaagaagaagaagaagaagcgagAGGAAGTGAAGGCAAAGGCTACTAAAAGTGTAAAGGCTACGAAAGGTGTGAAGGCTAAGAAAATTAAGAAGGCTGCGTGA